A segment of the Salvelinus namaycush isolate Seneca chromosome 3, SaNama_1.0, whole genome shotgun sequence genome:
accaatacaatttggtttgatttgaagTGGCTGGACCAGTTTTCCCAAAAGTGAATGCTGTGTAACGTCAAAAAATGAACAATGTGTAACATCAAGATTTTCTTGCTAGCCAACCAACAAGGTCAATGACTGCTGCTATCAAGCCAATCTATTTCACTTAGGCTAATTAATGAAAATATATTAAACTGATCATGACTAGATGTAATCTCATTTCACTGCTATTGGTTAGGGGCATATCCATtgaaaaggacccatgagcaccaacatttGAACATAGGAGtatatcaaattgggtgtcaaatgaaattGAAGTCTATATTTTGGGGCAATGAAGGCATAGATGCATTTTTCCATCTTAAGAATTTGCCATAAGTAACGACTTTGATTTCTGGATAACAGATGGgaaaggggtcttagaaaacatctacaAGAAAAAGTCTTAAGGtatcagaaatacatcaaaataatGTTGACGTGAAGACCCCTGCCAACACTTATATTTAGTTTTGGATAAATGGTttaccttctgtaagtttaagaaatttTGCCATTACAAAAACCCACACACTGTATCTttatattttctaatttctctccctcatgagggtgGAAGATAATAAATGTttacagaagtaacaagtaatggtagacctaccaattagttatagTGATTTTACTGATATTAATTtggtttatgaattattaagtgattaaagcTTAGAATTACCAAAACAAATCAGTAAAGGAATTACTGCAACTGAATTGGCTACACTGGGAAATCATAGAAGACAAAAaacacagttgggtcacctgcatCTGCtactcccttccactggcatactgttatgttcagctcttAATGGTTTTCTTTGTCTTCCTGTCTGGTGATCAAACCAAGTGTTGAAACTGTCAGTCTGGACaacaccttcctctctctcactgcctctctcaaTCTCCTGGTAATGccagctcttactgacacctatcaatgagccccctctctttccatttactgtaaccagtgtaacggatgtgaaatggctagctagttagcgggtacgcgctactagcgtttcaatcagttacgtcacttgctctgaaacctagaagtagtgttgccccttgctctgcaagggccgcggcttttgtggagcgatgagTCTGTACCCAGGAGAGCCTGTCTCATTAAATATACAAATATTAttcaatacaggatacatatttTTTCAGTGGATAATATTGAATTACTTGTTCCTCAAACTTTATAGCAAGTCAAGCTAGCTTGCAATGtagagcagctagctagctaaaagctaGGCTTGGTTGAAGATACAGTATCTTCAGCCTAGCTTTAAGCTAgctactgtgcattcggaaaatattcagaccccttgactttttcaaaattttgttacgttacagccttattctaaaattgattacattgcttttagctagctagctgctttgCAGCCTCCCAAAATAAATCTGGTCTCTGATGAGACAGGCTCTCCTCCACCTTGCGTTACAAACACTACAGTTGTCCGTTCAGTAGCGGGGCAGAGAAGGGTGCAATTGTGGCATCTGCAGAAACCCCTCGTTATACTTCTATTGGTACATTTTAAGCTAGGACAGGCGGAAGGCAGGAGCgatccagtacagtaggtggcattAATGCACAATAACATTGGATGCTAGCCGCCaataaaccccacagaagaagGGTCAGGGGCGACAACAGTAGATAGCTAACCAGCTGTACATGATAGTGTCCTTTGTCCCCGCCTGTCGGGCACTGTTTTCCCGCAGTTCTGTTAATGACGCGAGGGCAGGTGTTTGGCAGGTAGGAGCGAAAGACCCACATTCAAAAGTGTCACAAGTATGAAGACAAAGATAGTACGGTATGAAACTCTGATGAAATGTTCTGCTCGAGATGGGGGGCGTTCATGCTGTAACCAATGGGTTGCTCGAGGGGGGTGTTCATGAAGGAACCAATGGGAACGCCCCGAATGCAGGCTGCAGTAGCACCCTAACGGCGGCTAAGACTCCGTGATAATGACAAACAGTGTAATGAAATGCGTCACGATGTAAACTGTGCATTAGACTAATTAGTGTCAGCAAAACGTTGCATGGATGAGGTAATGGTCAGTAGTGCATTGTTATCAAAACATTCCTATTGATATGATTAATCAATACTAGTAATGGTTATTTTGAATAAACTTCATGAATTAAGTATccattaataaaaaaaataaaaaagcctaATTATACTGCAAAGCACTAACTGTAATAATGAATGCTTTACTGATTGTATTCAGAGAGAGAAACTCCTTAGGAATGTGTGTGTCCCCTATCAGTAACCACATACAGGAAAATTCAGCAGCTGCCCAAGAAGATAATCAATCTGTCCCATTCTTCCTGTGTGATTGTGTCTGTTCACTGTGACAGAGACGAACAATTAATTTGACGTTCCTATGGTGAATGTGACTAGAGTGCCGACGTCACTTCCGTGCGCACAGCGTTCACGTTTGACAACAAGCCCTAGCTAGCTGCGTGTATTTCGGGAAAGATATTTTTCCCCCTATAATCGTCCAACGATGACTAAATTACAATATCTGAATGTGTATCTAACTGAGCGTTTGATGCAAGCTGCCGAGGAGATACTTGGAGTGGTCGGAGACACGATTTCCGAGTATCAGGAAGAAATAGCccggacaaagagagagaaccaATACCTGAAACAACACTTGATCACACCGGTCCTACCgggtatgtagctagctagattactgtactgtacttctcATTTACACGAATTAGCTAAACAGCTGGAAAAGTTACATTGTTTTCTACAATAGTTGACTCTGTGGGGCAGAAAGACGGTGGATGCCTAGCTCTCAAACTCTAAGCAGTATTCTGCCTTCTATAGTTTCAGCCATTAGCTTCGCCCACGACTACCTCACGTGAACTACAATCCCGACGCTGtgttttaacgtttagaaacTTCAATAATCATTGCTTTCGATACATATGGCTCTTATCTTTCATCAGCGCGAAATAGCGGAGTTCCCActagtgatgggtcgttcgcgaaCGAACGGCTCTTTTTGGTGAACGTTGGGAATCGCGTCGGTGAAAGAGCCGTTTATTTGGCTCCCTGATTTGCATACTGCTAATACTGCTTTTTGAATTTTTAAAAACGATTATCTGCAAATAGGGTACAAAATCATTCTCCGAATATGGTAAGTTGGAGACAGCGGAACAATTTGTTGACGGAGGTGCAGGATTTCTTGGGCCTAATTTAGATATGTTTCTTCTTACAATTTccaacattttggtaggctatttcgAGAGCTTGGGACAAAGTTCTGTCTGCATTTTTGTCAAAAATGAGttgacatagccttgttctgttcaatggtctctacctatatagtactctaaataccccAATCCATGTTGATAAgcttaaaataataaaatataaaaatagcCGACACCATTTAAACCAATGAGGGTTTGGAACttttaaagccaattatctcagaatcatcaTCTTGCAGATataaccttatagtcccaagctcttGATGTGTTAGTGAactgtctataattagatacatgcggcttctcttctgtcattatatgttgccctataagactaaataaacccttgctcaccagaatgtcATCAATTGATAGATTtaatgcttcaatctagttgacgtCGGTAAAGTTCTCTTTAATCGCTGCTTCTTTTGTGGAGCAAAGACGTTTAGGCACCGGTGAGAAAATTCAATAACTCAACAAAAAACGGGACAGGTTTTGTAACATTACTAAAATGACATCAGTTTTACGGTTGTAAGGAAATGGAAAGCTATGAAAATGACACAACATGTTTCTAATAACATTTCAGTTTGGCTTGGATGCAtgttttatgtggttgaaatatcAGCTTtcatgatgctgataaagatagcacctctACAGACATCCCTAACTGTGCATttacattctctcaagatgctgaaagaaataaatcatatttctccactcctgttcgtTCCTGAGTCATTTCACATTTGGTATATAATTTTACTGCAATTAATGCTTAATTccgcaggagttaatattaaggcTATGTGAAAGGTTAGATcaacagtcagtgtccagatttcagtttccatttaaaacatctgaacagtaggctacagttcccttgatgtgccataggcctgtttgatGTCCTCGTCTTGTGACTTCAATTTTTttatagcgcctcacaatcatcacacataagaTAGCCAGCACTGCTATCAACCTCtgttaccacttcaccaaatctttcaTTACATTTCTTGCCCTGCCTTCTCATTATTTTCAACTCTTCATTTtacagcttttctcttattgaattaaactcagACATTGTCTTTTTAGCCTCCGTGTATCAACTAACTTTTCTGCCCCTTCACAAAAAACATTTAGCGATTGGCGTGTAGGCTAATTTGCGCAGAATCTTATAGGCTCACGTACTAATGCCAGAAAGCCTAAAAAGAATGAAAGAAAAACTTCAATGTACAAGAATAAATTGTActatttttttatgtattgttTTCTCTTCATTCAACCAGCCCgtccttcatccacacaatattgcAGGACCCTAAACCCGCCTACACCGCGGATATAACAGCATGGACTGCTGGTTATGAACTAACCCCCACATCACTACAATAAACCCATCAACTTCAGGACACACTTGTGACTTGAATGATGGAATTCCTGTTCcacttttaaaataataaaacatgCATGAAATTCAAATGAGTAAATCCCCCTGTCGTTTAACAAgatatagtgcatttggaaagtattcagaccccttgacttttttcacatttttgttatgttacagccttattctaaaaatgattaaatagtttttttctcatcaatctacacacaataccccataatgacaaagcaaaaacaggtttttagaaatgtttgcacaaaaaaaatggaaatatcacatttacataagtattcagaccctttggcagcgattacagccttcagtcttcttgggtatgacgctacaagcttggcacacctgttttgggggagtttctcccattattttctgcagaccctcaagttctgtcaggttggatggagagcgtcgatgcacagctagtttcaagtctctccagagatgtttgaccgcgtctgggctctggctgctcaaggacattcagagacttgtcacgaagccactcatgcgttgtcttggctgtgtgcttaggatcattgtcatgtttgaaggtgaaccttcaccccggtTTGAGGTCCTGCAtgctctggtgcaggttttcatcaaggatctctatgtactctgctccgtagggatggtgccaggtttcctccagacgtgacgtttggcattcaggccaaatagttcaattttgtctacatcagaccacagaatcttgtttctcatggtctgagcgtctttaggtgccttttggcaaaccccaagcgggctctcatgtgccttttagtgaggagtggctttcgtctggccactaccataaatgcctgattggtggagtgctgcagtgatggttgtccttctagaagggtctcccatccccacagaggaactctggagctctgtcagagtgaccattgtgttcttggtcacctccctgaccaaggtctttctcccctgattgctcagattggctgggcagccagctctaggaagagtcttggtggtgttcttgggcaccttcaattctgctgaaatgttttggtgtccttccccagatctgtgccttgacacaatcctgtctcagagctctaaggacaattccttcgacctcatggcttggtttttgctctgacatgcactgtcaactgtggaaccatatatagacaggtgtgtgcctttccaaatcatgtccaatcaattgaatttaccacaggtggactccaagcaagttgtggaaacatctcaaggatgataaatggaaacaggatgcacctgagctaaatgttgagtctcatagcaaagggtctgaatacttaggtaaatagggtaaaaaaaaatgtttcatacatttgcaaaaaaaaaatgtaaagcctgtgtttgctttgtcattatgggctattgtgtctAAATTGaggaaaaatacaatttaatacattttagatttaggctgtaacgtaacaaaatgtggaaaaagtcatggtctgaatactttccgaatgcactgtatatagggtactgtatcaatcaatcattaATTAGTTAATGTCATTACACAGCATACGAGTCATTCATGATTttaaatgcaatcaagcatttttgCTTTAAAACAAAATATAGCGTCCCTTGAATAATTAgcataaacaataaataaactgCTCCATTTCGGCAATTGCATTCACGAATGCATGCGACTCtttttagtctttgctgtaataaaggcttaaacattatttatttttacatacTCTCTGGTACTCTTCGaatttatttactgttgttttcATTGTTTCCAAACGGTCAGAAAAATTacattgtaatctaacagcacctgtttgaCACATATGCACACAGCACCTCCTTACCTTATTTTTAttgatctccagtattttccacaactacTCAAATTTATTCCACACATATGACTTCCCCTTTTCCTCCttagcaaccagtaaacattcccccgtTTCGAGTTTGTCACCtcctctgcatccattttgctgtgATGTGTTACgtgttcagagtttgttataaccaatttattgatgtgattatgatatgctataggtcaggccctattggtcacgtgcatgtgatttaaaaaaatctgaacaATCGATTGGTTGAAGAACAGAACTCTCGGTCggcaaagatttttttttttttaagtcggGGACAACCCTACAATCCCGGGAAaacagtttggaaagcaaatggctattgctgtaaagagaAGATCATGAAAAGACTGTATTTTAGTCATAAAAATGTTCAACTTAATTGAGCGAACAGTATAGCCTACATTATTGGATTGTCTATAagctatatcagatacgtttcttctCCTTTCAACTGGAAAAATCTGGCatttttataaacacatttcatgccaTTCTACTACGctttatatgactggagacattagcagAATATTATTTTATACAGCAAAAGGTTcagggtagcctactctgctAACAGCATTGTCCGATTCATATAATAGGCCTACAAGAAGGGGAAATACAATGACATCCATCTACCATAGAGGAGGAAATGATTGTCCAAAAATAAACATTCAAGTGGCACTGACCCAACAATGATAGAGTGAATGTGTGCGCTCATCGGGGATATGGCCAATGCTCTCCGATGGTGCCCTACTCTACGCGGTCAGCCATGCTTTTTTTTGTGTTCGAGTTATATTATGAGCCAAAATTATGGCTATCCAATCTTTTCATCACATTAGGAATAGCAGGCAAACTAACATAAGTTTGCAAATGCGATGTTGTATGGAATGCATTATTATAAAAGGCAAATTTTTAATGGTGACAATTAGCTTCCCTTAACTTAAAACTCACTGGCCGCCTATGCGCTGGTACAACCCACTCAAATAATGCAGTGCCGTGGCTTGATCCAGGTGGTTATCGGAGGGTCTAATTAGCTCCTAcaccaggggttcccaaacttttttggccTGCGACCCCATTTTGATCAACACTTTTCCGCGACCACacaatgtataaaaaaaagaGAGTGATGTAATCAACGGCCAATGTTTACCTTTTTAAATTGGGGATATGAcagtctattacaaatcagtctgacagtacttTTGATAGTATTTCAATTTGTCAGTTTCTTTCGCGACCtctagtttgggaaacgctgcactACACCCTCCATAAATTTCACTCCCTCAGCTTTGGTACACTTGTGTGTATGGCAGAGGCACGTGTGAATGCGCAAATGGATGGATGGGGAAGGGGTGATATGGGATTCAGCCAGAGACATAGCTATGTCATTCCCAGAACAAGCTAGCTAACTCAATGGTGGTCTTGTCATTACTTTCATTGATGTAAATTGTCTTCTTTCCCACAGCTCCTCAGCCCATTCTCTCTTGGGTCTCAGAGCAGCAAACTCCCCCTGGGCAACAGCGctgtgagcaggagtggagccCCAGTCTGGGGCAGGAGGACACAGAGCACACACAGATTAAACAGGAACAGGGTGAACTCAGGACTCGTCGGGAGGTAGAGGAGATTCAAGGGCCGGTGGCTGATACCAAAGAAGACTCCATAATCATTCCTTCCTGTGTGAAAAGTGACTGTGATCAGGAGCCACCTCAGCCCACACATCTTCCCCAAACTGTGGAGAACAGAGAGAAGTACTCTCTACTGACCAACACAACTGGACAGATCAAAACCGAACCTGATGGCGAGGGCTATGGAGTATCACTATCAGAACCAACCAGTGACTCCCCTCAGTCTCAGCCTCTCTCTGCAGTAAATCCAGACTGTTCTAGAACACAGAGTGAGAACACTGACAGTGTTACTGATGTTTCGAGAGATCCAGAAAGGAGACCagaggacacacagacacactcatgtACTCAGTGTGGAGCCGTGTTCTGTGAGCTTTCCCAACTGGAGGCACACATGCTATCCCACACAGTACCACACAGTGGTGACACTAGTCACAGGCAAATCCTCTGCACAGTCTGTTGGAAGTCATTCACCTCTACCAGTTACCTCAAGGTCCACCTGTGTTCTCACACTAAGGATAAGCCCTTCCACTGTGGTGTGTGTGGCAAGAGTTTCAGCTACTCAGGCAGGTTCAGGGAGCACCAGCGCATCCACACTGGAGAGAGACCGTACCGCTGCCACGTGTGTGCTAAACGCTTCAACCGGTCTGCCCATCTGAAGACCCACCTGAGGGTCCACACGGGGGAGAAACCCTACTCCTGTCCTGTCTGTGGGAAAGGGTTCAGTCAGTCCAGCCATATCAAGGGACACCTCAGAACTCACACCCGAGGGAGGTAGAAGAAAAATGCATTTTTTTATTAGGATCGCCATTCgccgacgccaatggcgacagctagtcttactggggtccaacagataacgaaaaagacattacagacaaaaaacTTTACACTTAAaaattaacatgtagtgtgtgtgtgtgtgtgtgtgtgcactcagttccacatacatgtcagtacatacacgcaacaagtaggtcacatgggggagaggcgttgtgccgtgaggtgttgctttgttttttgaaaccaggtttgctgttcacttgccctatatgagatggaagggagttccatgcaatcataactctgtataatactgtaagtttccttgaatttgttctggacctggggactgtgaaaatatgtctggtggggtaagtgctgtgtgtaagttgattATGCAAACAATTTGTAATTTCGAACACATTGGTGTTTGTTTATAAAAACGAGAAGCGATGCAGTCAGTTTTTCCTCAAcacttagccaagagagactagCATGCATATTATTGCTTAGGGGATGGCGGTgtcaaaaagcagagcatcttTTTATCACAGagagacctctccccatctttacaaccattgaatcaatatgttttgaccatgacaatttACAATATTAGATAACACCAAATAATTTAGTCTGCTCAACAGCCAAACCATTCATTACCAgtttcagctgaggtctagaacttacggaatgatttgtaccaaatacaatgctcttagtttgagattttcaggaccagtttattactggcgtcccattctaaaactgaccaactctttgtttagggttgcagtgatttcactagcTGTGGTTGCTGGCCCGTAtagggttgaatcatcagcagACATGGACACAGGATTTGTTTAATGACAGTGGCAGGtcagctttccatctaagttgtcaatgccaggaggtttgtcattattgatcgataacaattgtTCCGCCtcttccacactaactttacaaaattcaaacttacaATGCTTTTCTGTCATTATTTTCTTTCAACTGTTCGTGGTTGGCATTTACAGCCTaggtttgcccactttgccaatgaagtaattattaaaataattggcaacattaAATGGTTTTGTgttgaataagccatctgattttaTGGAAGATGGAGTTGAATGTCTTCCTGCCCATCATTTAATTTAAAGTACTCAAGTTATTTTCCATCATTATTTTTATCACTGACCTTGTCTTCATAAGTTTCTTttaagtttagtcacataatttctcaaatCTCAATAagagatgtgcagccagacttattaacCACTCTTTTTGCCCCATCTCGTTCAACCATCGTTCTTCAATTCCTCATCAAATCcttaacagtcagtttcttaacaggtggcATGTTTATCagtaattggaagaagcaatttcataaattcatcaagtgcagcatctggatgcttcttattaatcacatcagaccaacaaatattttttactTCTACATAAGTCACAGCtaaatattttgtatgatctcttatacactattttaggcccagcttttggaatcttgtctttcctggatatagccactatattgagATCACTGCATTCAATGGATACGGATAAAgttttagaacaaagttctacagtattagtaaaaatgtgataaCTACATGTGGATTAtataaactcatcaaaaaaagaaacgtcctctcactgtcaactgcgtttattttcagcaaacttaacatgtaaatatttgtatgaagataagattcaacaactgagacaaactgaataAGTTCCActgacatgtgactaacagaaatgcaataatgtgtccctgaacaaagggggggtcaaaatcaaaagtcagtatctggtctgGCCACcatctgcattaagtactgcagtgcatcatctcctcatggactgcaccagatttgccagtactTGCAGTGAGATGTTAACCCACTGAGgggccctgggcatctttcttttggtgtttttcagagtcagtagaaaggcctctattgtgtcctacgttttcataactgtgaccttaattgcctaccgtctgtaagctgttactgtcttaacgaccgttccacaagtgcatgttcattaattgtttatggttcattgaacaagcatgggaaacagtgtttaaaccctttacaatgaagatctgtgaagttatttggatttttactaattatctttgaaagacagggtcctgaaaaagggacgtttctttttttgcggaGTTTAGTTCCTGTagtgtaaacaccctggtaggttgattaataacctgaaccagattacaggcactggttacagtgagaagcttcctcttgagcggacagcttgatggaaacagtcaatattcaggtccccaaaaAGTAGACCTCTGTTTATAttacatacactatcaagcatttcacataCATTatctagatactgactgttagcacttggtggcctattgCAACACCCTAAAAGAACAAGCTTTAGTTGAGATAGGTGAACCTgaaaccacaacacttcaatatcACTTTACATGAGATCTTCCCTAAGCATTAGAGGGATATGTTTCTGAATATATATTTGTATtgcttgtattgctactgctttATCAAAGGAATTAGCttagtgagtctcagaaatggttaatacagtgcattcagaaagtattcagacccctttcctttttccacattttgttatgttacagccttattctaaaatggatgaaaaaaatatcaatctacacacaacaccccataatgacaaaccaaaaacaggtttttagaaatgtttgcaaatgtattaaaaattaaaaacagatttacataagtattcagaccctttgctatgagactcgaaattcagctcaggtgcatcctgtttccattgatcatccttgatgtttctacaacttggagtccacctgtggtaaattcagttgattggacatgatttggaaaggcacacacctgtctatataaggtcccgcagttgacagtgtatgtcagcaaaaaccaagccatgaggtcgagggaattgtccgtagagctccgagacaggattgtgttgaggcacatatCTGGAGAATGGTATAAAAAaaagtctgcagcattgaaggtccccaaagacaatgtggcttccatcattcttaaatggaagaagttttgaaccaccaagactcttcctagagctggccacctggctaaactgagcaatcgggggagaagggccttggtcagggaagggaccaagaacccgatggtcactctgacagagctccagggttcctctgtggagatgggagaaccttccagaaggacaaccatctctgccgcactccaccaatcaggcctttatggtagagtggccagacagaaaccactcctcactaaaaggtgcatgacagctcgcttggagtttgccaaaaggcacctaaaaggactcagagcatgagaaacaagattctctggtctgatgaaaccaagattgaactctttggcctgaatgccaagtgtcacgtctggaggaaacctggcaccatccctacggtgaagcatgatggtggaagaatcatgccgtggggatgtttttcagtggcacggactaggagactagtcaagattgagagaaagatgaacagagcaaagtactgagagatccttgatgaaaacattcccctgagcgctcaggacctcagactggggtgaaggttcaccttccaacaggaaaacgacccaacacacacagccaagacaacgcaggagtggctttgggacaagtccttgaatgtctttgagtgtcccagctagagcccggacttgaacccgaccgaacatctctgaagagacctgaaagtagttgtgcagcgacgctccccatccaactgacagagcttgagaggatctgcagagaaggatgggagaaactccccaaatacaggtgttccaagcttgtggCATCataccaagaagactcaaggctgtaatcgctgccaaaggtgcttcaacaaagttgaGTATAGGATCTGCACAGTTGTGTAAATTTGATATTTgcgttttttctttttaataaatttgcgaaagtttctaaacctgtttttgtctTGTCATTGTGGGGTAGATTGAGGGAGGGAAACaatttaattttagaataagactgtaacataacaaaatgtggaaaaagtcaaggggtctgaatacttttcgattGCTTGGTAAGTGCTtgaaaattcacaaaaagtgacattagctgattatctcatagaacaaaatatATAAGAT
Coding sequences within it:
- the LOC120044942 gene encoding zinc finger protein 287-like — its product is MTKLQYLNVYLTERLMQAAEEILGVVGDTISEYQEEIARTKRENQYLKQHLITPVLPAPQPILSWVSEQQTPPGQQRCEQEWSPSLGQEDTEHTQIKQEQGELRTRREVEEIQGPVADTKEDSIIIPSCVKSDCDQEPPQPTHLPQTVENREKYSLLTNTTGQIKTEPDGEGYGVSLSEPTSDSPQSQPLSAVNPDCSRTQSENTDSVTDVSRDPERRPEDTQTHSCTQCGAVFCELSQLEAHMLSHTVPHSGDTSHRQILCTVCWKSFTSTSYLKVHLCSHTKDKPFHCGVCGKSFSYSGRFREHQRIHTGERPYRCHVCAKRFNRSAHLKTHLRVHTGEKPYSCPVCGKGFSQSSHIKGHLRTHTRGR